From the Antennarius striatus isolate MH-2024 chromosome 15, ASM4005453v1, whole genome shotgun sequence genome, the window CGTAAACGGACTGGTCCTGCCGGCGAAGGCATCCCAAGACGGAGGCGGGGTCCAAAGTTTTCTCGGTCGACGGGTCGGTAATGTCCGGGGAAGCGGAGCCGGGAGGTTCGGTTAAGGAGATGGCGTCCATCCACGAGTCGTAGAGGACGCCTTCGCCGGTGGCGAGGTTGAAGGGAAGCTGCTGCCTCCTCTGGTGCAGATGTTCCTCTCCTTCCTCGTTTCTAAGAAACAGAAGACCCAAAAATGATCCCGGTTCCACAGAATCCACATCTGAGACCCTCGGTACATATCTTGAAATAGCGTCGTCGCTCTTACGTCAGGGCTTTCTGTCGAGCGATGATGAAGTCCGGTCTTCCTCCCTTGAAGACGACCCTGGCGCTGGCTTGAACCCACAACCAGTGTCCCGTTTTGGTCAGCAGCCTGAAGAAGGTGAAGCCGCTGTCTCCCGTCTTTATCACTGAGGGCAAGAGGGAGAAGAAAAACCAGTGTAAGGAAGCAGGAAGTGCAGAACGTCGCTGTGGTCGGCGGCGGCGACGACTCACTCCGGAGGTGGTTGTCGGCACAGTACATCATGTCAGCGGCGTGGAGGAACTGGTACCCAGAGCGCGTCGTGACCAACTCGATCTCCGAATACCCCAAAGCCAgtttccctctgacaggaaccagaaAACGAGTCGACGTTTTTGTTAGCGAACTCGCCAGCAGCTGATCAGTCGCCGAGAGAATCACCAAATAAAGAGCCAACCTGGTGTCGATGCCCAACGGAGCGAAGTCCATGCTGTGTTTGGTCTGGAAGATGAGGGTCTTAGTTCGGATCTCCATGACGGCAGGAGGCTGCAGGGGCGTGGCGATGGCGAACAGAGCCAGCTGGGCGGGAATCCCATCATCCCCGGTGCTTCCCTGCAGATGCAGGTACTTCAGACGTCCGCTGAAGTTTAGAGCCTGAAGCGGAGGAGAGGGAGTTCAATTCAAGGGCCGTTCATTCCCGTTCCGGATCCAACAAATGGATTCTTTACCAGGAACCCGGAGGTGTTGTCCAGCAGGCAGCGGAGACGACAGCAGAAGCTTCTTTCCAGGAAAGAGGAGTTCTCTGGGGGGAGGTACTGAGGCAGCAGGTTCACCGTCTGCCCGTCTGCAGAGACAAAGTACCCCGTCCACATGACACCCACCTGTCTGACAACTCCACCAAGTCTCATAATGCATCCGCAgaagaacctcgagatacgagttgaatccgtttcatttaacaatttaaaatgagtaaaatcattttaatccgttgcAGTAttgaaaaaaagccccaaaccgcctaaattaaaaaaaacaattaaataaaatatcaaccaatagacacgcagactttacctgtgtataattaattatatataagttatgtaaacaatgataaagaatgaaaataaaggcaaaagtcacgagaacacaccagctacgtctttactccaccaacgagaacgagatcctgtctcactgatgtcgtatccatccacaaACTAGCGGTGGTTCCTAAATCTGACTCGTATCTCGgatttttgctcgtatgtcgaacaaaaatatggacagagcgacaTCTCGTATCTCATTTatctcgtatctcgaggttcgaCCGTATAACATTCTATattccttcctctttcttcatCGTCGTAAAGAAATGACTCAGTTATGTTTGTGCGGTTGAATTCCTACTCGGCGCTTTGCTGTGCGGGTCGTTGGGGTTGAAGGAGAAGTGGAGCTGACATCGGAACATCTCTCTGTCGTCCATGTGGATGAGGTCATAAACGCTCTGGTGGACCACATCagactgaggaggaagaggaggaacgaAGAGATTACTCTACATCCCTGAGGTACACCTTAAGGCTGCATAAAGGTCTATCGCTGTGATCCGTTACCTGATGGAAACCCAGGAAGTCCTGGATTGTGGGTGACGTGTAGAAGACCGTCCCGTCGGCGGTCACGACCAACACGAATCCATTTAACGcctaaagaaacacaaataacatgacgcaaacacacactgaacaacacacaccggtatgtgtgtgtgtttttgtgtgtgtgtgtgtgtgtgtgttctgctacCTGCAGGAGGAGTTCTCCCTCCGAGAAGCTGACGCCGTCCAGAGACACCGATCGTCCGTTGGCAGAAACGGGAGGAGCTGACCGGTTGCGGAGCGCCGCTGTGAAAAAATAgagcaaaaatttttttttaaaaagacaaaattttaaaaatccatcctGTTTTTAGTCAAATGAACCTTTGAAATGACATTTCAGGCTTCTCTGAGATTATAATTAACATTTCAGTCAGTCTAGTGGAACAAAACCAAGATGTAATCCACCCGATGAATAAACCCCAGTCTGTCCTTGTGGTCTCTAGAtcacatgtcaaactcaaggcccgggggccaaatgtggcccgccacatcctTTTaagtggcccgcgagagcattaaggtcagtgtctaaaaataaataggtcaaaaagtGTGCATtcagcaaaactacatttcccacaatgcagtaattcagcccattttaactttgataaaaaacgttttgaagaaagttaatatcctaacttgtgtctgatgttatttctctttattcttttggatagtttgatctttgattgatacaaatcaaaattatttactttataacagaaacaaacaaacattttttctgtgtaactttaatgtttgtaacttgaataagtaataaatttagcgttaattaaattaagtagtagttacatttagttacatttattagttacatctggccctttgaggacagccttcATGCTGATGACGCCCtcggtgaagatgagtttgacaccccccccGCTCTAGAACATGTAGTGTCGTCTTTCCTGTTGTGTTCCTCCAGCCCTCATGACTCGGGTCTCTGCTGCTCATGTTCCAAATGGTTTATTTGAGGAACTGACGCTAAACACAGGCAGCTTTTACCTCCATGGACGGGACACCCGGACGTTCCGTCATGTGTACACAGCTGCAGCGTTTTTCATATTTGcgccaaatttttttttaaaaaaaggaccaGAAATAACCGTACGATCGACCACCAGCAGCAAAAACtgcacagatttatttttctttcacattttttgtctgtgttgactgttttttctctcttcctccttcaaatTCTGGCTAAATCTTGTGTAATCTAATCTGTGATCGCTGTCAGCTAAGCAAAACCTCCCTTCCGTTCTTACAGTAATGACTGTATGGCACGCTACCCTCTCGCTCCAGCTCGACCCCCCCCAACCCTTTCCTAAAACAAACCCTCTGGATCTGCCTCCcatctccccccaccccccagcccccctaCAAACCCAGGAATTCGCCCCGTCATCTCGGTCTGGAGCAGCTTTCTGCAAACCCAAAGAACCTTCGCTTTGTTGTGATAACGGCtcgagtgtgtgtgcatgtgtgtgtgtgtgtgtgtgtgtgtgtgtgtgcatgtgtgtgtgtgtgtgactcccctcctcttcctcttcctcttccctcccccctccacctccatcttcctcctccactgaGTAAACCTGTTAAGGAAGAGGGTTCACACGCAGAGTCGGGTCACCTCGCCAATAAAACATGGGGACTGATTGTCCTGGGGGGGTCAAATAGCCGTTACAGTGACCCTCCTCTTATTTACCCCACTAACAATAACGTTGTCCTCATCCGACACCGGGGACACAAAAATAGCCCCCTTTAAAAGACCCGAAACTTTCCCCGGACAACATTTTCTTGAAGGAAATCGCATTAAATGGTATTTCCGCTCCTTCACAGCAGCTTTTGTTTAACTTTCAACCTCTTAAAACTTTGATTCATGCGGCGATTATTCCTCCGCATTAAGTAGAATTTGTCGGGAGAATTTATGACACAGATTTATTTTCTCAGGAAATTACGAGCGGAGCTAACGACGGCCCTGACCTCCATCCGACTCTCCCCACCCCCAGCCTGGTTATCCACAAACGCAGGAAGCAGACGTGAAGAACGAATGGAGGCGAGCCCTGCTTGTCCCTGCGGTGTCAGACTTCCTGAGTCGCTCAGACTCCGGCGTCTGTTGCCACGGCGACAGGGTTTCACCATGATTACCTGCCCTCCCGGTGATGCTGGCGGAGCGGCGTtgcccccccctacccccacccagGGGACGCCTTCCCTGAAGTCTGTTCAGGTGTGACGACTTGATTCTCTCCAGAAAGGGTTCTTCGTCTTCTGACTTTTTTAAACTAACCCAGCCTCATCTTGCACtcttttcaaatcaaatcaactttatttataaaacacttttcatgcaaaaatatgaaatgcaaAGAGCTTCCCAGAGACCGCAAcgtcccacgacacccctgaatgcaacattttaccctgacctacacatttttgtgcctctgtcttcctgaaaatgttgcttgttgtttttgtgattacatctcatcaggtttcagagacgtggaCCTAAAGAGGGATAAAATGCGTCCtcgttaatgcgttccaggaacaattgaccttgacctagttttccttCTCATCCTCCatactagacacacacacacacacacacacattttgtgctGTCCTCAGgacaaacaaaatcaacagttttattttgtgtgatcGCTCTCTAACCACGGGTCGCGTCATCCTTCTCTGTTCCCTCTTCTCCAGATTAaaaacaccaacacactccGGCTAccaattcaaaaacaaaacaaaacacgagCACCAGGATGGCGTGAGGACTTCACCGGGGCTTCGTCGTGCACGGCATCATTTCGCCTTAAACAAACATCCTCCACAATGGGAGGAAGCTGCTGTGGAAGATTAGATGGAGAATTAGAAGAAAGTCAGGAGGCCAGCAGGAGGTCTCTCCTCCAACAACAATGAAAACTGCATCGCTTTCAACCCGGGAAAGTCCGACTAAACACACGCAGTGGCATCCGTGAGCGACACGGAGAGAGTTTTAAGGGGGCAGAAAAATGAGCTGTTTGTTTGAAAAGCTAAAACCGTGCAACTTTCGTCGCCGCGGTGACTCAATCAGGTAAAAGGGCTGCTTGATGATGTCGGTTTGCACGACAGGGAACGCCTTCATCCGACCGGCAGCTACACCTTTCACCCATCGCTACCCGCCGTGGGGCGGAGCCACTGCAGCGCCTCCATTCACAAACAGCCCCGTGGAGGGCCCTCATGTCGTGCCAACGCTctccaacccccccctcctgctCCATCAGCAGCAGCGATCGGCTGATAGCGCAGAGGTGAAGTCGAGGGAAAGGGTTCAGAAAACTCCTGCCGTTACCCCAACGGTGCATAAAACCCATCGGCATTCATTCCCTACATCTTTAACAAgaaagtcagagactgcaaacatcctgcgacactcctgaattcaaaatttgatCCTGACTTGCAcattttttgtgcctctggcttcctgaaaatgttgctttttgttttgtgattatatctcatcagggtTCAGAGATGTGTCcctaaaaaaaagtataaaaagtgaaaatttgaccttgacctagtttttcaaggtcaagacTGTGATCCTCCCTAAAtattcgtctttctatcttatccagttcttgagctgtgtgtaaaaaaatgtacaaaaagtagttgaaatctgaccttgaccctgtttctaaaggtcaaggtcatcatctggttcttatcccctttgctgcctgagtaatgtgctttttctttcatctttctatcagtggttgtggagatatttggtggacggatgattattacaatacatcactcactcgcaggatgtaataaaacaaATCCAGTCCTAACGTGTTTCTGTAATCCTTCAAAGACTCAAATCAAATCCACTTTGGAAGTAAAGATTTACCCCCACCTTACATGCAGAACAGTCCAAACGGAGTGTTAAACGCCGCTGATGTCGCCACCCGACGATGTGGTCGAACCGCCGCCACCTTTGACTGGGGCGTGGATTTGATCAGCGTCAGAATAAAGACCCAGTGTCTCCAGGCCGCCCGTCTCGTGTTCCACTGCCCAGACTCCATCTGCGCTGCAACACACTCTCCTGTTTCCCTCCCCGCAGAGCTGCTATTCATTATTCATAGTGTCAAGTTCCCTCTCTGACACCCCAAACACTCAGCCCTCAACCACAAAAATGTCTGCAGCGGCGTATTTATACACCTGACGCACCGTCACACGCATTACACCGCTCGCTTTTAGCCTCCCAAAGACGTTTCTGCTAAACCTCGAGCGAAAGTTTCCTGAAACGCGAAGCAGACGCCACTGACCGTGGAAGAAGCTCTTAACCTTCAGGTATCCCACGCTGAGCCGGAGCACGGACAGTTTGTCCaggcgacctctgacctcctgggCGAGCGGCAGCAGGCTGGTCAGGTGGTCCAGCTCCACGTTGAGACGGTCGCGGTGGCGTTTGGACGGATTGGTCTTCACGGGCGGAGGCTTGGCGCTTTAAAACAACACACCAGATGAGAGGATGCGTTCAGTGATGCGGCCTgctaaaacatgtttgctttgaTATCGACAACATGTACTGGAATTTCCTTTTAGAAGCAtagtgggggtgtgggggggttatggTAGATTTATCATATCCTGTAAGAAGCTGTATCTGTACGTCTGTGTGCGTGGACTTACGTATCCTACTGACACACTAACTCTTCCTGTTCATGAAAACAATATCTGTTGAAAAATTCCACTCTTGAATTTCTGAGACGACGTGATTTGCTGccaaaataaactttgaacCACATCAAGCGAAGCCTCAACTTCCTTGTTAAAAAGACATTGAGGTTCATACTTTTAATATTACAAGACTGAAAAACACACCGAGACACATCCTGTTGGTTATATTAAACAGCAAACCATTTAAAAAGTAACTTAAAAATGCTAAGCTAAAATAAAGCTAACTAATTTTTGCATCCATATAAGAAGTTAACTTTTACTTGTTCCAAATGTGTGCTTGCTGGCTTCTGTTTAATTCTGAAAAGATTTTTCACAGTAGAtacagatttttaaattttcatttttaatctacagcacatgtgtcaaactcaagcctccgggggccgaatgtggcaCACCAAATCATTTTAtatggcccgcgagagcataaaaggtcagagtgtctcacaataaattggtcaaaagtgtgctttgaccaaaaactacatttcccacaatgcagtaattaagcccatgaCATCAACATGTTATGGGCTTAATAACAAAAAGTTATGAAAGGATTTGTGTTGTAATAGAGCAATAAGCAAACTGTAATCTTTGTAACTTGAAtaggtaataaattcagagttatttaacattaaggagtagttacatttattttacattacattgcgttattcgcattctattggctgacggcatcaggaagtgcgctccgttctgtgagtctcggacttccgtgagacacaaaagtgctttaaacagtctatcagagtgtggggaaaggtaacacagatagagggtggtttaatatcagtatggggagggttcagaaaagattaaattaccgtaaataataagataaatagatcggtgctttatcgcggaattcgttagtCGCATGTGGTGGAACGATTTAACCGTGAGGAACCAGGacgcattttattttcatttcgaTACTTCTACTAGTTTGTATGCAGTCATATTGTTAGCTTGGCTAAAACCAAGAATATTTGGAGGGAAACAATTTAATTGCGCCACAAACAAAGTTTAAATGATAATTTAAGTCAACGGCTGT encodes:
- the LOC137608079 gene encoding aryl hydrocarbon receptor-like isoform X1, with product MPGNSGVYAVKRRKKPVQKIAKPPPVKTNPSKRHRDRLNVELDHLTSLLPLAQEVRGRLDKLSVLRLSVGYLKVKSFFHAALRNRSAPPVSANGRSVSLDGVSFSEGELLLQALNGFVLVVTADGTVFYTSPTIQDFLGFHQSDVVHQSVYDLIHMDDREMFRCQLHFSFNPNDPHSKAPNGQTVNLLPQYLPPENSSFLERSFCCRLRCLLDNTSGFLALNFSGRLKYLHLQGSTGDDGIPAQLALFAIATPLQPPAVMEIRTKTLIFQTKHSMDFAPLGIDTRGKLALGYSEIELVTTRSGYQFLHAADMMYCADNHLRMIKTGDSGFTFFRLLTKTGHWLWVQASARVVFKGGRPDFIIARQKALTNEEGEEHLHQRRQQLPFNLATGEGVLYDSWMDAISLTEPPGSASPDITDPSTEKTLDPASVLGCLRRQDQSVYAHPQKPITELPAFPESEDLDLEQPPSSVEQAFLDSHALLSVPGQTQASLKRSVNGDLTSDAMMDSLEQILEDIGHGSIEGFEVEELELRGWENTLVRMSKEKEEASSELNHILANEIFSYVEEALRRETGELVQDQIGDGLSDAQTGFRRQTLMGNDGFEHPQCRNPPQEHSCRLWSPSSCMYHHDNQNISSPPHQDAATPPPWLAYVRNNDVRDSLAWQQLPPSFHQHTPTHSSHTPGSSDFTAPPLRPQTQRLSGSCMYEKTDGHRQNGPLSNSTGATHVAGTNPFLLSRPDATQSSGPHGATCPDVANMGLVHLRGDDAGLGSTYPPGHGSCQTSFFCWNGDAQIPRVPLNGIVDPFAFPALPAGSVNLSQNTGS